The following coding sequences lie in one Acidimicrobiales bacterium genomic window:
- a CDS encoding aldehyde dehydrogenase family protein, with the protein MSDDATGLAMTIGGERRHAPTTFGVVNPATGEVHAEAPDCSREQLDEAFEAAAKAQIDWARDEDARRQALRDAANVLFAAADDLAPILTREQGRPLAGATEEVFGAGIWLKYFADLEVPREVIQDDDNAFAEVVRRPVGVVAAITPWNYPLILASWKIGPALRAGNTLVLKPSPFTPLATLRMIELIDAVLPPGVVNVVSGGNELGAWMTSHPVPRKISFTGSVATGKAVAVAAAPDLKRVTLELGGNDPAIVLDDADPAEVARGIYQAAFRNNGQVCSAIKRVYVPQALHDDVVEALAEQARAAKVGDGMDPASELGPVNNAPQFERVKGLVADALSGGAVAAAGGAPLDRPGYFFAPTVLTGVAEGTRIVDEEQFGPALPVLTYRDVDEVVERANATTFGLSGSVWSGDLDRAGAVAARLECGTAWVNTHLALAPHQPFGGFKWSGLGVENGPWGLAGFTEIQVQYRKK; encoded by the coding sequence ATGAGCGACGACGCGACGGGCCTGGCGATGACCATCGGCGGCGAGCGCCGCCACGCCCCGACCACCTTCGGGGTGGTCAACCCCGCCACCGGCGAGGTGCACGCCGAGGCGCCCGACTGCTCCCGCGAGCAGCTCGACGAGGCCTTCGAGGCCGCCGCCAAGGCGCAGATCGACTGGGCCCGCGACGAGGACGCCCGCCGGCAGGCCCTGCGCGACGCCGCCAACGTGCTGTTCGCCGCCGCCGACGACCTGGCCCCGATCCTCACCCGGGAGCAGGGCAGGCCCCTCGCCGGGGCGACAGAAGAGGTGTTCGGCGCCGGCATCTGGCTCAAGTACTTCGCCGACCTCGAGGTGCCGCGCGAGGTGATCCAGGACGACGACAACGCCTTCGCCGAGGTGGTCCGCCGGCCCGTCGGCGTGGTCGCCGCCATCACCCCGTGGAACTACCCGCTGATCCTGGCGTCGTGGAAGATCGGTCCGGCGCTGCGGGCGGGCAACACCCTGGTGCTCAAGCCGTCGCCGTTCACGCCGCTGGCCACGCTCAGGATGATCGAGCTGATCGACGCCGTCCTGCCGCCGGGTGTCGTCAACGTGGTGAGCGGCGGCAACGAGCTGGGCGCCTGGATGACGTCGCACCCCGTGCCCCGCAAGATCAGCTTCACCGGCTCGGTCGCCACCGGGAAGGCCGTGGCCGTCGCCGCGGCGCCGGACCTCAAGCGGGTCACGCTCGAGCTGGGTGGCAACGACCCCGCCATCGTGCTCGACGACGCCGACCCGGCCGAGGTCGCCCGAGGCATCTACCAGGCCGCCTTCAGGAACAACGGCCAGGTGTGCTCGGCGATCAAGCGGGTGTACGTACCCCAGGCGCTGCACGACGACGTGGTCGAGGCCCTGGCCGAGCAGGCCCGGGCCGCCAAGGTGGGCGACGGGATGGACCCGGCGTCGGAGCTGGGGCCCGTCAACAACGCACCGCAGTTCGAGCGGGTGAAGGGCCTGGTGGCCGACGCGCTCTCCGGTGGAGCCGTGGCCGCCGCGGGCGGCGCGCCGCTCGACCGGCCTGGCTACTTCTTCGCCCCGACCGTGCTGACGGGAGTGGCGGAGGGCACCCGCATCGTCGACGAGGAGCAGTTCGGCCCGGCGCTGCCGGTGCTGACCTATCGTGACGTCGACGAGGTGGTGGAGCGGGCGAACGCCACGACGTTCGGCTTGTCCGGCTCGGTCTGGTCGGGGGACCTGGACCGAGCCGGCGCCGTCGCCGCTCGGCTGGAGTGCGGCACGGCCTGGGTGAACACCCACCTGGCGCTGGCCCCGCACCAGCCGTTCGGCGGCTTCAAGTGGAGCGGACTCGGGGTGGAGAACGGGCCCTGGGGCCTGGCGGGCTTCACCGAGATCCAGGTCCAGTACCGGAAGAAGTAA
- a CDS encoding acyl-CoA synthetase: MSTPHPLRYPGAYVDTTPDKPAVIMAGSGDTLTFAELDAASWRLARAFRALGLDPGAHVAMSLENRIEFPQVAWAAHYGELVYTFASTRLTPGELAYIVGDSGSRVAVVSEKLVDGLRSQVGESVRVLTVEELFELAASQSPDPLPDAREGTDMLYSSGTTGRPKGVERPLSGKPLGSTLGVGLLAQLLLGLTEESVYLSPAPMYHAAPLRWTQESIAMGATGVIMERFDPESFLAAVERYGVTHGQFVPTMFIRLLRLPDEVRARYDISSLQAVVHAAAPCPQEVKRAMLDWWGPIVYEYYAGTEGQGLCWAGPQDWLDHPGTVGRPIIGQLHIVSADTGEELPAGQEGLVYFGGGGSFEYHNDPEKTASAHNAQGWSTLGDIGRADDDGFLYLTDRQSNMIITGGVNVYPQETENLLAVHPAVADVAVIGVPNDDFGEEVKAVVTPAEDAVAGPELADELIAHCRAHLADVKCPRTVDFRVELPRTPTGKLLKRLLRDEYWAGHETRI, encoded by the coding sequence ATGTCCACGCCGCACCCGTTGCGCTACCCCGGCGCGTACGTCGACACCACGCCCGACAAGCCCGCCGTGATCATGGCGGGCAGCGGCGACACGCTGACGTTCGCCGAGCTCGACGCCGCGTCGTGGCGGCTGGCCCGGGCGTTCCGGGCGCTGGGGCTCGACCCCGGGGCACACGTGGCCATGTCCCTGGAGAACCGCATCGAGTTCCCGCAGGTGGCCTGGGCGGCCCACTACGGGGAGCTGGTCTACACGTTCGCCAGCACCCGGCTCACGCCCGGCGAGCTGGCCTACATCGTGGGTGACTCGGGGTCGCGGGTGGCCGTGGTGTCGGAGAAGCTGGTCGACGGGCTGCGGTCGCAGGTGGGCGAGAGCGTCCGGGTGCTGACCGTGGAGGAGCTGTTCGAGCTGGCGGCGTCGCAGTCGCCCGACCCGCTGCCCGACGCCCGCGAGGGCACCGACATGCTCTACTCCTCGGGCACCACCGGGCGGCCCAAGGGCGTGGAGCGGCCGCTGTCGGGCAAGCCCCTCGGATCGACCCTGGGTGTCGGGCTGCTGGCCCAGCTGCTGCTCGGCCTCACCGAGGAGTCGGTGTACCTGTCGCCGGCGCCCATGTACCACGCGGCCCCGCTGCGCTGGACGCAGGAGTCGATCGCCATGGGCGCCACCGGCGTGATCATGGAGCGCTTCGACCCCGAGTCGTTCCTGGCCGCCGTCGAGCGCTACGGCGTGACCCACGGCCAGTTCGTCCCCACCATGTTCATCCGCCTCCTGCGCCTGCCCGACGAGGTGAGGGCCCGCTACGACATCTCGTCGCTGCAGGCCGTGGTCCACGCCGCCGCCCCGTGCCCGCAGGAGGTCAAGCGGGCGATGCTCGACTGGTGGGGCCCGATCGTCTACGAGTACTACGCCGGCACCGAGGGCCAGGGGCTGTGCTGGGCCGGCCCGCAGGACTGGCTCGACCACCCGGGCACCGTGGGTCGCCCGATCATCGGGCAGCTGCACATCGTCTCCGCCGACACCGGCGAGGAGCTGCCGGCCGGGCAGGAGGGCCTCGTCTACTTCGGTGGCGGGGGCTCGTTCGAGTACCACAACGACCCCGAGAAGACGGCGTCGGCGCACAACGCTCAGGGCTGGTCGACGCTCGGCGACATCGGCCGGGCCGACGACGACGGCTTCCTCTACCTCACCGACCGGCAGTCGAACATGATCATCACCGGCGGCGTCAACGTGTACCCGCAGGAGACGGAGAACCTGCTGGCGGTGCACCCGGCCGTCGCCGACGTGGCGGTGATCGGAGTGCCCAACGACGACTTCGGCGAGGAGGTCAAGGCGGTGGTCACACCCGCCGAGGACGCCGTCGCCGGGCCGGAGCTGGCCGACGAGCTGATCGCCCACTGCCGGGCGCACCTGGCCGACGTGAAGTGCCCGCGCACGGTCGACTTCCGCGTCGAGCTGCCCCGCACGCCGACGGGCAAGCTGCTCAAGCGCCTGCTGCGGGACGAGTACTGGGCGGGTCACGAGACCCGCATCTGA
- a CDS encoding dihydrofolate reductase family protein, translating into MGLIHIELFATLDLVGQAPGTPDEDPVGFPFGGWQAPLLDEVAGAQVEAAYQGTDALLLGRRTYDTFAAYWQYQEGGEDGEIATLFNSVPKYVASRGRPDLSWAGSTQLGPDLAGAVREIRDRHEHVKVVGSLNLVQTLLREKLFDRLDLWLHPVVLGVGKKVFDDGAVPTNVTLLEPPTAGPKGTVYLRYGLADGTPGTGDMSAPDRGVGRDD; encoded by the coding sequence ATGGGCCTCATCCACATCGAGCTGTTCGCGACCCTCGACCTCGTCGGGCAGGCGCCCGGCACCCCCGACGAGGACCCGGTGGGGTTCCCGTTCGGCGGCTGGCAGGCGCCCCTGCTCGACGAGGTCGCCGGGGCGCAGGTCGAGGCCGCGTACCAGGGCACGGACGCCCTCCTGCTCGGCCGGCGGACCTACGACACCTTCGCCGCCTACTGGCAATACCAGGAGGGCGGCGAGGACGGCGAGATCGCCACGCTCTTCAACAGCGTCCCGAAGTACGTGGCCTCCCGCGGCAGGCCCGACCTCTCGTGGGCCGGGTCCACGCAGCTCGGCCCGGATCTGGCCGGCGCGGTGCGCGAGATCCGTGACCGGCACGAGCACGTGAAGGTCGTCGGGAGCCTGAACCTGGTGCAGACCCTCCTGCGCGAGAAGCTCTTCGACCGTCTCGACCTCTGGTTGCACCCGGTCGTGCTCGGCGTCGGGAAGAAGGTGTTCGACGATGGAGCGGTGCCCACGAACGTCACACTCCTCGAACCGCCCACAGCCGGTCCGAAGGGCACCGTGTACCTGCGCTACGGGCTCGCCGATGGCACGCCCGGGACGGGAGACATGAGCGCACCCGATCGCGGTGTCGGGCGCGACGACTGA
- a CDS encoding OB-fold domain-containing protein codes for MSEIPLVDYLVLGDDPHLVANECTSCGARFFDRRNACAACSGTEFRPVRVATEGEVQAFTIVAFAAPGVPVPFVASVVDCDGTSVRANLVNVEPDPGHVELGMKVRLTTVPVGADAAGTQAIGFGFEPLNGKGD; via the coding sequence ATGAGCGAGATTCCGTTGGTCGACTACCTGGTGCTGGGCGACGACCCACACCTGGTGGCGAACGAGTGCACGTCGTGCGGGGCCCGGTTCTTCGACCGGCGCAACGCCTGCGCCGCCTGCAGCGGCACCGAGTTCCGCCCGGTCCGGGTGGCCACCGAGGGCGAGGTGCAGGCGTTCACGATCGTGGCGTTCGCGGCGCCCGGCGTCCCCGTGCCGTTCGTGGCGTCGGTGGTCGACTGCGACGGCACCAGCGTGCGGGCCAACCTCGTCAACGTCGAGCCCGACCCCGGGCACGTGGAGTTGGGGATGAAGGTGCGGCTCACCACCGTGCCGGTGGGCGCCGACGCGGCAGGCACGCAGGCGATCGGCTTCGGCTTCGAGCCGCTAAACGGGAAGGGCGACTGA
- a CDS encoding cytochrome P450, translating to MNLDIHDMGVDEAGQVFVTPSAYADDRRFHAACALLRREDPIHLVEHPDFPPFHVVTRHADVYEIELHPTSFANEPVSILVDRASLERARQTGLGIRSLVHMDDPDHRAYRGLTVDWFKPRSLARLDDRLADLARQTVDRMADLGGECDFAREIAMPYPLQVILAILGLPESDYDFMLTLTQELFGAQDPELARSTNPADILLVLQDFVQYFSVLTEDRRACPAEDLASTIANGCPHGEQMPPLELISYYMIIATAGHDTTSSAMAGGVQALVENPAELARLKDDPELIDSAVDEIIRWTTPVKHFMRNCTEPYDVSGHEFQPGDAMLLSYPSANRDEDVFDDPFRFDVGRSPNPHLAFGFGAHYCLGAKLAKMEIKALLTELVPRLDSVELAGEPSLMQTTFVGGLKHLPIRYRLHR from the coding sequence ATGAACCTGGACATCCACGACATGGGGGTCGACGAGGCCGGTCAGGTCTTCGTCACCCCGTCCGCCTACGCCGACGACCGCCGGTTCCACGCCGCCTGCGCGCTGCTGCGCCGGGAGGACCCGATCCACCTGGTCGAGCACCCCGACTTCCCGCCGTTCCACGTCGTCACCCGCCACGCCGACGTCTACGAGATCGAGCTGCACCCGACGTCGTTCGCCAACGAGCCGGTGTCGATCCTGGTCGACCGCGCCTCCCTCGAGCGGGCGCGGCAGACCGGGCTGGGCATCCGCTCGCTCGTCCACATGGACGACCCCGACCACCGCGCCTACCGGGGCCTGACCGTCGACTGGTTCAAGCCGCGCAGCCTGGCCCGCCTCGACGACCGGCTGGCCGACCTGGCCCGCCAGACCGTCGACAGGATGGCCGACCTCGGCGGCGAGTGCGACTTCGCCCGCGAGATCGCCATGCCCTACCCGCTGCAGGTGATCCTGGCCATCCTCGGGCTGCCCGAGTCCGACTACGACTTCATGCTCACCCTCACCCAGGAGCTGTTCGGCGCCCAGGACCCCGAGCTGGCCCGCAGCACCAACCCGGCCGACATCCTGCTGGTGCTGCAGGACTTCGTCCAGTACTTCTCGGTGCTGACCGAGGACCGGCGGGCGTGCCCGGCCGAGGACCTGGCGTCGACCATCGCCAACGGCTGCCCGCACGGCGAGCAGATGCCGCCCCTGGAGCTGATCTCGTACTACATGATCATCGCCACGGCCGGGCACGACACCACGTCGTCGGCGATGGCGGGCGGCGTGCAGGCTCTCGTGGAGAACCCGGCCGAGCTGGCCCGGTTGAAGGACGACCCGGAGCTGATCGACTCGGCGGTCGACGAGATCATCCGCTGGACCACGCCGGTGAAGCACTTCATGCGCAACTGCACCGAGCCCTACGACGTGTCCGGCCACGAGTTCCAGCCCGGCGATGCCATGCTGCTGTCGTACCCGTCGGCCAACCGCGACGAGGACGTGTTCGACGACCCGTTCCGCTTCGACGTCGGCCGCTCCCCCAACCCCCACCTGGCGTTCGGCTTCGGGGCCCACTACTGCCTGGGCGCCAAGCTGGCGAAGATGGAGATCAAGGCCCTGCTCACCGAGCTGGTCCCCCGGCTCGACTCGGTCGAGCTGGCGGGCGAGCCGTCGCTGATGCAGACCACGTTCGTCGGCGGCCTGAAGCACCTCCCGATCCGCTACCGCCTCCACCGGTAG
- a CDS encoding thiolase family protein, with protein MATDDIWILGIHMTKFGKHPDLDTIDLAAEAAMAALADAQVSIKDVGVLAAGNLMAANGGIGQQLQKQIGQTGIPVYNVANACATGATALRTAIMAVKAGETPMGLAVGVEKLSGAGLLAGGSRKDDGDTWQPRGRYGAVAAVDGRIGTETMPGVFAQVGMQYIHEHPYEGAEFELFARISEKNHSHSTLNPLAAYTKKMSLEQIMGDVMIAYPNTRPMCSANCDGAAAAVVVSGEKLKTLSPDQQRRAVKVSASILTTDPWEEACQVLPNINTLTRNAAQQAYEQAGVGPEDLDLVELHDCFATAELVHYDNLMLCKPGDAVPFFESGATWRDGTTPVNVSGGLQSKGHPIAATGIANIWEVCHHLRGEAGDRQIPDAKVGLAHVIGLGSACGVHILEKAAA; from the coding sequence ATGGCAACCGACGACATCTGGATCCTGGGGATCCACATGACCAAGTTCGGCAAGCACCCGGACCTCGACACCATCGACCTGGCCGCCGAGGCCGCCATGGCCGCGCTGGCCGACGCCCAGGTGTCGATCAAGGACGTCGGCGTGCTCGCTGCCGGCAACCTCATGGCCGCCAACGGCGGCATCGGCCAGCAGCTGCAGAAGCAGATCGGCCAGACCGGCATCCCCGTCTACAACGTCGCCAACGCCTGCGCCACCGGGGCGACCGCCCTGCGCACCGCGATCATGGCGGTGAAGGCCGGCGAGACCCCGATGGGCCTGGCGGTCGGCGTCGAGAAGCTGTCGGGCGCCGGGCTCCTGGCCGGCGGCAGCCGCAAGGACGACGGCGACACCTGGCAGCCCAGGGGCCGCTACGGCGCCGTCGCCGCCGTCGACGGCCGCATCGGCACCGAGACGATGCCCGGCGTCTTCGCCCAGGTCGGCATGCAGTACATCCACGAGCACCCCTACGAGGGCGCCGAGTTCGAGCTGTTCGCCCGCATCTCCGAGAAGAACCACTCGCACTCCACGCTCAACCCGCTGGCGGCGTACACGAAGAAGATGTCGCTCGAGCAGATCATGGGCGACGTGATGATCGCCTACCCGAACACCCGGCCGATGTGCTCCGCCAACTGCGACGGTGCCGCCGCGGCCGTGGTCGTCTCCGGCGAGAAGCTGAAGACCCTGTCGCCCGACCAGCAGCGCCGGGCGGTCAAGGTGTCGGCGTCGATCCTGACGACCGACCCGTGGGAGGAGGCCTGCCAGGTGCTCCCCAACATCAACACGCTCACCCGGAACGCCGCCCAGCAGGCCTACGAGCAGGCCGGGGTCGGGCCGGAGGACCTCGACCTGGTCGAGCTGCACGACTGCTTCGCCACCGCCGAGCTGGTCCACTACGACAACCTGATGCTCTGCAAGCCGGGCGATGCGGTGCCGTTCTTCGAGTCGGGCGCCACGTGGCGCGACGGGACGACGCCGGTGAACGTGTCGGGCGGCCTGCAGTCGAAGGGCCATCCCATCGCCGCCACCGGCATCGCCAACATCTGGGAGGTGTGCCACCACCTGCGGGGCGAGGCCGGCGACCGCCAGATCCCCGACGCCAAGGTGGGGCTGGCCCACGTCATCGGCCTCGGCTCGGCCTGCGGCGTCCACATCCTCGAGAAGGCCGCCGCCTAG
- a CDS encoding phosphotransferase family protein: MTPDFPAALGRALRGEVVDLVRLSGGASRETWSFDLVTPGAVRRGMILQRRRAASGPSGHPPDVEAALLRAAAGAGVPVAGLVGVGDDNGLGAPWLVVERIEGETIPRKLLRDDEFAAARPLLAAQLGRAAAAIHSIPVDSVPALDDQDQLTAFGSLVGALSQPRPALELAVRRLDASRPAAARRTVVHGDFRTGNLLVGPDGLRAVLDWELAHVGDPVEDLGWLCTRSWRFGSPARVGGFGSVGELVAAYESTSGVPVDLDALRWWEAFGSLKWAVICLLQAGVHLSGAARSVELVSIGRRAYESEWDLLGLLGAVPDDDPPRPAVQATSHPTAGELLEAVREFLAGDVMDRTTGSTRFHARVAAKSLAIVERELALGPAVAEAHDRRLADLGFPDDASLVDAVRAGKLDDRWDEVAAAVAASVRDQLLIANPAWLA, from the coding sequence GTGACGCCCGACTTCCCGGCGGCGCTCGGCCGTGCCCTCCGGGGCGAGGTGGTCGACCTGGTGCGGCTGTCGGGGGGTGCCTCGCGGGAGACCTGGTCCTTCGACCTCGTGACGCCGGGCGCGGTGCGGCGGGGGATGATCCTGCAGCGGCGGCGGGCGGCGTCGGGTCCGTCGGGGCACCCGCCAGATGTCGAGGCGGCGCTGCTGCGGGCCGCGGCCGGCGCCGGGGTGCCGGTGGCCGGGCTCGTGGGGGTGGGCGACGACAACGGCCTGGGGGCGCCGTGGCTGGTGGTCGAGCGGATCGAGGGAGAGACGATCCCCCGCAAGCTCCTGCGCGACGACGAGTTCGCCGCGGCCCGGCCCCTGCTGGCGGCGCAGCTGGGGCGGGCGGCGGCGGCGATCCACTCGATCCCCGTCGACTCGGTGCCTGCCCTCGACGACCAGGACCAGCTCACCGCCTTCGGCTCGCTGGTGGGGGCGCTCTCGCAGCCCCGCCCGGCGCTGGAGCTGGCGGTGCGGCGGCTCGACGCATCGCGGCCGGCGGCGGCCCGGCGGACGGTGGTGCACGGCGACTTCCGCACCGGCAACCTGCTGGTCGGCCCGGACGGCCTGCGGGCGGTGCTCGACTGGGAGCTGGCCCACGTCGGCGACCCGGTCGAGGACCTGGGGTGGCTGTGCACGCGGTCGTGGCGGTTCGGGTCGCCGGCGCGGGTGGGCGGCTTCGGGTCGGTCGGCGAGCTGGTGGCGGCCTACGAGTCGACGTCGGGCGTCCCCGTCGACCTCGACGCCCTGCGCTGGTGGGAGGCGTTCGGGTCGCTCAAGTGGGCGGTGATCTGCCTGCTCCAGGCGGGTGTCCACCTGTCGGGCGCGGCCCGGTCGGTGGAGCTGGTGTCGATCGGCCGGCGGGCCTACGAGTCGGAGTGGGACCTGCTGGGGCTGCTGGGCGCCGTCCCGGACGACGACCCGCCGCGCCCGGCCGTCCAGGCGACGTCGCACCCGACGGCCGGCGAGCTGCTGGAGGCGGTCCGGGAGTTCCTGGCGGGCGACGTGATGGACCGGACCACCGGGAGCACCCGCTTCCACGCCCGCGTCGCCGCCAAGTCCCTGGCGATCGTGGAGCGGGAGCTGGCGCTCGGCCCCGCGGTCGCGGAGGCCCACGACCGGCGGCTCGCCGATCTCGGCTTCCCCGACGACGCGTCGCTCGTGGACGCCGTCCGCGCCGGCAAGCTCGACGACCGCTGGGACGAGGTCGCCGCGGCCGTCGCCGCCTCCGTCCGCGACCAGCTCCTGATCGCCAACCCGGCCTGGCTCGCCTAG
- a CDS encoding TetR/AcrR family transcriptional regulator: MPTTSSSTSSRTTRAQYFEVGLELLAEGGAPSVTIDALCTRLRVTKGSFYHHFHGGRDYMEQLLVWWEDRHGHRLAREALAVKGPTTLIPQLKAAVAYAVHHEAESAIRALAMSDAFAAEVQRRVDQGREEVLVDLYRAAGMDDDTARTSARIGMAILIGTQQRERPVDRDRLHTLLAEYQRWIETRLP; encoded by the coding sequence ATGCCCACCACGAGCAGCTCGACGTCGTCCCGGACGACCCGGGCGCAGTACTTCGAGGTCGGCCTCGAGCTGCTCGCCGAGGGCGGTGCTCCCTCGGTCACCATCGACGCCCTGTGCACCCGCCTGCGGGTGACGAAGGGGTCCTTCTACCACCACTTCCACGGCGGCCGCGACTACATGGAGCAGCTGCTCGTCTGGTGGGAGGACCGGCACGGCCACCGTCTCGCCCGGGAGGCGCTGGCCGTCAAGGGCCCGACCACGCTGATCCCCCAGCTGAAGGCGGCGGTCGCCTACGCCGTCCACCACGAAGCCGAGAGCGCCATCCGGGCGCTGGCCATGTCCGACGCGTTCGCCGCCGAGGTGCAGCGCCGGGTCGACCAGGGCCGGGAGGAGGTGCTGGTCGACCTGTACCGGGCCGCCGGCATGGACGACGACACCGCCCGCACGTCGGCCCGCATCGGGATGGCGATCCTGATCGGCACCCAGCAGCGGGAGCGGCCGGTGGACCGCGACCGCCTCCACACCCTGCTCGCCGAGTACCAGCGCTGGATCGAAACCCGGCTGCCATGA